A region from the Aricia agestis chromosome 12, ilAriAges1.1, whole genome shotgun sequence genome encodes:
- the LOC121732316 gene encoding probable low-specificity L-threonine aldolase 2, which yields MAHIVDLRSDTVTKPNKLMKHAMVNSAVGDDVYGEDPTVNALESKVATLLGKQAALFLPTATMANLVAVMVHCNKRGSEVLVGSKAHIYKYEQGGASHVAGTLLSTVENKPDGTFDLAEAERRIQGSDIHEPVTTMIAIENTHNVCGGKVVPQDWIDAVGALCKKYSLALHMDGSRLMNASVQSGVPAERIVRDCDSVTLCFSKGLGAPAGAALAGSYHFIQQARRARKMVGGGMRQSGVLAAPALVALEHGLPALALDHKRADRLAQIIHGLFLKNFTVDVAGRHTNIVLVRIPDASALTADVVLQRLAQVSRAETQGDCKTADDEGVIVKGSCFTPKLMRFVTHCDVTDEDLWLAIMKVTYVFKELDAKYPISQ from the exons ATGGCGCACATTGTTGATTTGAGATCAGATACGGTGACAAAACCGAATAAGTTGATGAAACATGCCATGGTCAATTCAGCGGTTGGTGATGATGTGTATGGAGAAGATCCGACAGTCAATGCTTTGGAGTCCAAAGTGGCAACTCTATTGGGAAAGCAGGCTGCCTTGTTTCTGCCTACAGCAACCATGGCCAACTTAGTGGCAG ttatgGTGCACTGTAACAAAAGGGGCTCTGAAGTTCTGGTTGGCAGTAAGGCTCACATATACAAATATGAACAAG GTGGTGCATCTCACGTCGCTGGTACCTTACTCAGTACAGTGGAGAACAAACCGGATGGTACTTTTGACCTGGCTGAAGCAGAAAGAAGGATCCAGGGCTCTGACATTCACGAGCCGGTGACCACCATGATAGCCATTGAAAACACTCACAATGTGTGTGGAGGGAAG GTAGTACCCCAAGATTGGATAGACGCTGTCGGTGCGTTATGTAAGAAGTACTCCCTGGCGCTACACATGGACGGCTCTAGACTGATGAATGCGAGCGTCCAGTCCGGGGTGCCAGCGGAGAGGATAGTTCGGGACTGTGACAGCGTGACGCTGTGCTTCAGCAAGGGCTTGGGTGCTCCGGCCGGGGCGGCGCTGGCCGGCTCATATCATTTTATACAGCA GGCTCGTCGAGCACGCAAGATGGTGGGCGGCGGCATGCGTCAGTCGGGCGTGCTGGCGGCGCCCGCCTTGGTCGCGCTAGAGCACGGCCTGCCCGCGCTCGCGCTTGACCATAAACGAGCTGATCGCCTCGCACAGA TAATCCACGGCCTGTTTCTCAAGAACTTCACAGTGGACGTGGCCGGTCGGCACACGAACATCGTGCTGGTCCGCATCCCGGACGCCAGCGCGCTCACCGCTGACGTCGTGCTGCAGAGGTTGGCGCAGGTCTCCCGTGCTGAGACACAG GGTGACTGCAAGACAGCGGATGATGAAGGTGTGATAGTGAAGGGGTCGTGTTTCACACCCAAACTGATGCGGTTCGTGACGCACTGTGACGTCACCGACGAGGACCTGTGGCTCGCCATCATGAAGGTCACGTACGTGTTCAAGGAGCTCGACGCCAAGTACCCGATATCGCAGTGA
- the LOC121732314 gene encoding uncharacterized protein LOC121732314: MSDDEYDDELPPIDVNSSASKDNQYVMPSADVIASQRAYEEVCEQELHKMRSQYECEDVVTICHDSSGSEGEASLAAAVEALKVQNSQATSQLDAGQLLQKFIASASDWDITFLQDYLDVLKNEDASTVRHVTDNIISSIEDVVKQSVRSGNTLNEQELQVVGLWLCAASLWNSPRVASARRCLQVLLGYLTEQQLQQWCDVVGRSLDSAALVQASDVIAAPPPAARAASAALLRAALHGLAPKFNLDKTHIKLSVEEVCESLGSVWRTLTPAQQYTATQVAGRALVDAVDMTETPDNVIVKSEASIDDTVTSEASMDVTVESEASMNVTVKNEIIDIADNSIVSMDVTAKSEIIYLDNSVVLVDNTVSSNLSMDMAEKHEAPMDSSKKGEASINVPTKTKATTKSCAISRLLTLMATQLPQHRYRPDYLRVLMAVSKLQNLFKNYQTSEQRK, encoded by the exons ATGAGTGATGATGAATATGATGATGAACTGCCTCCAATAGACGTAAATAGTTCTGCATCAAAAGAT AATCAATACGTGATGCCTTCAGCGGATGTGATAGCATCTCAGCGAGCCTACGAGGAGGTTTGCGAACAGGAGCTGCATAAGATGCGCTCCCAGTACGAGTGTGAAGACGTGGTCACCATATGCCATGACTCCAGCGGCTCAGAAGGCGAGGCGTCTCTCGCAGCCGCTGTAGAGGCCCTGAAGGTCCAAAACAGCCAGGCCACCTCACAGCTAGATGCTGGACAGCTGCTGCAGAAATTCATTGCCAGTGCATCAGACTGGGATATCACTTTCCTGCAGGATTACCTAGATGTCTTAAAAAATGAGGATGCGAGTACAGTGAGACATGTTACAGACAAT ATTATTTCCAGTATTGAAGATGTGGTAAAGCAGAGTGTGAGGAGCGGTAACACCTTGAATGAGCAGGAGCTGCAGGTAGTTGGACTGTGGCTATGTGCCGCCAGCCTGTGGAATTCCCCCCGAGTTGCAAGTGCCAGAAGATGCTTGCAGGTGCTTCTCGGCTATCTCACAGAACAGCAG TTGCAGCAGTGGTGTGATGTAGTGGGTAGGTCGCTGGACAGCGCGGCGCTCGTGCAGGCTAGTGACGTCATCGCTGCCCCTCCGCCCGCAGCCCGCGCCGCCTCCGCTGCGCTGCTGCGCGCCGCACTGCACGGCCTGGCGCCAAAGTTTAAT CTGGACAAAACGCACATCAAGCTGAGTGTAGAGGAAGTGTGTGAATCTCTGGGCAGCGTGTGGCGGACTCTTACGCCAGCGCAGCAGTACACCGCGACGCAGGTGGCTGGCCGAGCGCTGGTTGACGCTGTGGACATGACTGAGACACCAGATAACGTTATAGTGAAGAGTGAAGCTTCTATAGACGATACAGTGACGAGTGAAGCGTCTATGGACGTTACAGTGGAAAGCGAAGCGTCCATGAACGTAACAGTAAAGAACGAAATAATAGACATAGCAGATAATAGCATAGTGTCCATGGACGTCACAGCAAAGAGCGAAATTATATACTTAGATAATAGTGTAGTACTCGTAGATAACACAGTGTCGAGTAATTTATCCATGGACATGGCTGAGAAACACGAAGCGCCCATGGACTCTTCGAAAAAGGGCGAAGCCTCCATAAACGTGCCGACAAAGACCAAAGCGACAACGAAAAGCTGCGCCATATCTCGTCTTCTGACATTAATGGCCACGCAGCTCCCTCAACACCGCTATCGACCGGACTACCTCAgg gtACTTATGGCTGTATCAAAATTGCAAAATCTCTTTAAGAACTATCAAACAAGTGAACAGCGAAAGTAa
- the LOC121732313 gene encoding protein fem-1 homolog A translates to MWEEGTSSPKGLPDSKQYDAVFNELMQECKHSAPGARLSARLRTALERMPPAARRAVCSRTRDGCAPLFVACRRGNVELVEYLVHVCAADLEQRGVYEVPHDRSTHSVTPLWCAAVAGRLPVLRALADAGAALDAASDSGSTPVRSACFMTHLDVVRLLLERGADLHRPNHNGGTCLINAVQSVPLCALLLDHGARPDHQDMQLKTALHYAVQEHRLETARLLLERGADPHLRSRAGDDALRTACLKGATQIVELLVSRVQYSAERVADAYELLGATQLDEFNDVHAALAAWRHATAIRHAHGQYIEKRNWEGLTEWSVGGTGAAALGGAREWRTPAELAAIAADVDALRAAALLVAVRVLGVQHKDTVFRLMYRGAAYADAFRYQRCIDLWMWALEIRIEKDSLLYSDTCQTASALTRLLLDARSGRLERAAGVPRPRDVLRAFRLLADALPAARAALRPRPVHRRQADNYDRALRCASHLLHLLAAAPAGAPADAAAVPPADVAAAVRALVAADVRSASTGDTLLHLCVSRLNVVRSTYFADESAGGVFPSAAAVRLLLRCGADPLARNEARSTALHVAAVPYNYTGALVAALLEAGAHLDTPNRFGDRAADLVLHNRAARLRPLRYVTLRCLAARALLAAHPAPLPPGVLPQELERFLDLHRP, encoded by the exons ATGTGGGAGGAAGGTACTAGTAGCCCGAAAGGGTTACCTGACTCCAAACAATATGACGCAGTTTTCAATGAACTAATGCAGGAATGTAAGCACAGCGCCCCGGGAGCTCGCTTATCTGCTCGACTGCGCACCGCTCTAGAAAG GATGCCGCCGGCGGCGCGTCGCGCGGTGTGCAGCCGCACGCGCGACGGGTGCGCGCCACTGTTTGTCGCGTGCCGGCGCGGCAACGTGGAGCTGGTGGAGTACCTAGTGCACGTGTGCGCCGCCGACCTCGAGCAGCGCGGCGTTTACGAG GTGCCGCACGACCGCAGCACGCACTCCGTGACGCCGCTGTGGTGCGCCGCCGTCGCCGGGCGGCTTCCCGTGTTGCGCGCGCTCGCCGACGCCGGCGCCGCGCTCGACGCCGCCTCCGACAGCGGCTCCACTCCCGTGCGCTCCGCCTGCTTCATGACGCACCTCGACGTGGTGCGCCTGCTGCTCGAGCGCGGCGCTGACCTGCACCGCCCCAACCACAACGGCGGCACGTGCCTCATCAACGCTGTGCAGTCGGTGCCGCTGTGCGCGCTGCTGCTGGATCACGGCGCGCGCCCCGACCACCAGGACATGCAGCTGAAGACGGCCCTGCACTACGCCGTGCAGGAGCACCGCCTGGAGACGGCACGCCTGCTGCTGGAGCGCGGCGCCGACCCGCACCTGCGCTCGCGGGCGGGCGACGACGCGCTGCGCACTGCCTGCCTCAAGGGCGCTACTCAG ATCGTGGAGCTGCTGGTGTCCCGGGTGCAGTACAGCGCGGAGCGGGTGGCGGACGCGTACGAGCTGCTCGGCGCGACGCAGCTGGACGAGTTCAacgacgtgcacgccgcgctcGCCGCCTGGCGACACGCCACCGCCATCAGACACGCGCACGGACA ATACATAGAGAAGCGCAACTGGGAGGGGCTGACGGAGTGGTCGGTGGGCGggaccggcgcggcggcgctggGCGGGGCTCGCGAGTGGCGCACGCCGGCCGAGCTCGCGGCGATCGCGGCGGACGTGGACGCGTTACGCGCCGCCGCGCTGCTCGTAGCTGTCCGCGTGCTCGGCGTGCAACACAAAGACACCGTGTTCCGGCTTATGTACCG CGGCGCGGCGTACGCGGACGCGTTCCGGTACCAGCGGTGCATCGACCTGTGGATGTGGGCGCTCGAGATCCGCATCGAGAAGGACTCGCTGCTGTACTCCGACACGTGCCAGACCGCCAGCGCGCTCACCCGCCTGCTGCTAGACGCGCGCAGCGGCCGCCTCGAGCGCGCCGCCGGCGTGCCGCGCCCCCGCGACGTGCTGCGCGCCTTCCGCCTGCTCGCCGACGCCctgcccgccgcccgcgccgcgctcCGCCCCCGCCCCGTGCACCGCCGGCAAGCCGACAACTACGACCGCGCCCTGCGCTGCGCCTCCCACCTGCTGCACCTGCTGGCCGCCGCGCCCGCCGGCGCCCCCGCCGACGCCGCCGCCGTGCCGCCCGCCGACGTGGCGGCCGCCGTGCGCGCGCTCGTCGCCGCCGATGTCCGCAGTGCCAGCACCGGCGACACGCTGCTGCACCTGTGCGTGTCGCGGCTCAACGTGGTCCGCAGCACGTACTTCGCGGACGAGAGCGCGGGCGGCGTGTTCCCGAGCGCGGCGGCGGTGCGCCTGCTGCTGCGCTGCGGCGCGGACCCGCTGGCGCGCAACGAGGCGCGCAGCACGGCGCTGCACGTGGCGGCCGTGCCGTACAACTACACGGGCGCGCTGGTGGCGGCGCTGCTGGAGGCGGGCGCGCACCTCGACACGCCCAACCGCTTCGGCGACCGCGCGGCGGACCTGGTGCTGCACAACCGCGCGGCGCGGCTGCGGCCGCTGCGATACGTGACGCTGCGGTGCCTGGCGGCGCGCGCGCTGCTGGCGGCGCACCCCGCCCCGCTGCCGCCCGGCGTGCTGCCCCAAGAGCTGGAGCGCTTCCTCGACCTGCACCGCCCCTAG